A genomic region of Papaver somniferum cultivar HN1 chromosome 7, ASM357369v1, whole genome shotgun sequence contains the following coding sequences:
- the LOC113298586 gene encoding uncharacterized protein LOC113298586 isoform X4 — MLTNLLNSRVLVFCIGIYEFGKSQLKKFWFYEFWKSLDFSMEKILSPEASRLQSEFAKTVTAVAQWRWWWPIMAVAR; from the exons ATGCTGACAAATCTCTTAAATTCAAGA GTGCTGGTATTTTGTATTGGTATCTATGAATTTGGGAAATCTCAATTGAAAAAATTCTG GTTCTATGAATTTTGGAAATCTTTGGATTTCAGcatggaaaaaattctttcacCAGAAGCTAGTCGTCTGCAATCAGAATTTGCAAAAA CGGTAACGGCGGTGGCgcagtggagatggtggtggccgATAATGGCGGTGgcgaggtaa
- the LOC113298586 gene encoding uncharacterized protein LOC113298586 isoform X1, translating into MLTNLLNSRVLVFCIGIYEFGKSQLKKFWCWYFCARFYEFWKSLDFSMEKILSPEASRLQSEFAKILVSSIFSYEGDGIGGYGATRVVMAVVVLLTSVLVGIVGG; encoded by the exons ATGCTGACAAATCTCTTAAATTCAAGA GTGCTGGTATTTTGTATTGGTATCTATGAATTTGGGAAATCTCAATTGAAAAAATTCTG GTGCTGGTATTTCTGTGCTAGGTTCTATGAATTTTGGAAATCTTTGGATTTCAGcatggaaaaaattctttcacCAGAAGCTAGTCGTCTGCAATCAGAATTTGCAAAAA ttttagtTTCATCAATTTTTAGTTACGAAGGTGATGGTATTGGTGGTTATGGTGCCACTAGGGTGGTAATGGCGGTGGTTGTTTTGTTGACATCGGTGTTGGTTGGCATTGTTGGCGGCTAG
- the LOC113295312 gene encoding uncharacterized protein LOC113295312 has protein sequence MGTFLLCFLCSLSSLYITQAQAQARAPHGLIFENPVAFSPSAYDFFHPNTHTPKAVKPCDEFNCAPVSGSSAFSTSSAVVRATPAHESKESTAVQGSSGSGNSKRLVLGAGGISGIVFAFVFAVLSGIGVYYIIVTRRTNINRSNSVQPDSAC, from the coding sequence atGGGGACATTTTTACTCTGTTTCCTCTGTTCTCTATCTTCTTTATACATAACTCAAGCGCAAGCTCAAGCTAGAGCTCCCCATGGACTTATTTTCGAGAACCCAGTGGCGTTTTCTCCATCTGCTTACgactttttccatccaaatacaCATACACCGAAAGCCGTTAAACCTTGTGATGAATTTAATTGCGCACCAGTGTCAGGATCATCAGCATTTTCTACTTCGTCGGCTGTAGTAAGAGCAACACCAGCACATGAAAGCAAGGAATCAACAGCAGTACAGGGTAGTAGTGGTAGTGGTAATAGTAAGAGACTAGTATTAGGAGCTGGAGGCATTTCTggaattgtttttgcttttgttttcgCAGTCCTGTCAGGAATAGGTGTTTATTACATAATAGTTACTCGACGAACTAACATTAATCGTTCAAATTCTGTGCAGCCTGATTCTGCTTGTTAA
- the LOC113298586 gene encoding uncharacterized protein LOC113298586 isoform X3 encodes MLTNLLNSRVLVFCIGIYEFGKSQLKKFWCWYFCARFYEFWKSLDFSMEKILSPEASRLQSEFAKTVTAVAQWRWWWPIMAVAR; translated from the exons ATGCTGACAAATCTCTTAAATTCAAGA GTGCTGGTATTTTGTATTGGTATCTATGAATTTGGGAAATCTCAATTGAAAAAATTCTG GTGCTGGTATTTCTGTGCTAGGTTCTATGAATTTTGGAAATCTTTGGATTTCAGcatggaaaaaattctttcacCAGAAGCTAGTCGTCTGCAATCAGAATTTGCAAAAA CGGTAACGGCGGTGGCgcagtggagatggtggtggccgATAATGGCGGTGgcgaggtaa
- the LOC113298586 gene encoding uncharacterized protein LOC113298586 isoform X2 yields the protein MLTNLLNSRVLVFCIGIYEFGKSQLKKFWFYEFWKSLDFSMEKILSPEASRLQSEFAKILVSSIFSYEGDGIGGYGATRVVMAVVVLLTSVLVGIVGG from the exons ATGCTGACAAATCTCTTAAATTCAAGA GTGCTGGTATTTTGTATTGGTATCTATGAATTTGGGAAATCTCAATTGAAAAAATTCTG GTTCTATGAATTTTGGAAATCTTTGGATTTCAGcatggaaaaaattctttcacCAGAAGCTAGTCGTCTGCAATCAGAATTTGCAAAAA ttttagtTTCATCAATTTTTAGTTACGAAGGTGATGGTATTGGTGGTTATGGTGCCACTAGGGTGGTAATGGCGGTGGTTGTTTTGTTGACATCGGTGTTGGTTGGCATTGTTGGCGGCTAG